From the Thermococcus sp. MV5 genome, the window CCAGTCCCATCCAAATGGTTTGAATATTGGTTCCAAGGCACGCCCTATTGTTGCAACCCACGACTTTGCTAATAATTCACTACTTTCAAGTGCGTTTGAACCAAGGTATCCACTTGGTCCAGTAACTGATAAAAGCCAGACTATAATCATCGTTGCAAAGATTATTGTTCCAGCTTTTTTCAAGAATTTTTCCGTCCTTGTCCAAGTAACTCCAAATATTGTTCTCCAATTGGGTTTGTTATACGGAGGCAATTCCATAACAAAATGCGAAGGCTGTCCTTTGAATATAAACCCCCTAAAGAGCCAAGCAAGGATTAAAGCTAAGAGTATGCCCAAGATATACATGCTTGTTATCACCGTTCCCTCTCTTCCCATAAAAAATGCCCCTGCGAACAGTGCATAAACAGGTAAACGTGCACTACATGACATTAAGGGATTAATTAAGATTGTTAATATTCTGTCCTTCTCATCTTCAAGTGTTCTTGTTGCCATTATTGCTGGAACATTACATCCAAAGCCCATTATCATTGGTACAACGGATTTTCCATGTAATCCGAATCTGTGCATCACTCTATCCATAACAAAAGCTGCCCTTGCCATGTATCCGCTATCCTCAAGCCAAGAAAACACCAGGAATAGAAAGGCAATCGGAGGTAAAAACACTAAAACACTCCCCAGCCCTGCTATTATTCCATCTCTTAAAAGTGAAGCTAAAGCATCGTTGCCTATGCTACTTCCAACTACATCACCAAGCCATCCAAAGAATGCGTCTATTATATCGCTAAACGGTGTTGAAACGTCAAAAGTAAATTTAAATGCCATCCACATTAGACTGAAAAATACTGGAATGCCTAGATACTTGTGAGTGAATACTTCATCAAGCATTTCAGTAAAGGTAATTCTTTCTTCTTTCTTAGTAACAGCTTTTTTTGCAATTTCACTAATTATTCTATACCTCTCATCAGCTAACGCGAGTTCGATATCATCATATTTTTTGTGCAAATCGTTGAAGACATCAATTAAGGTTTTTATTACATCATCTCTCATTTTGCTCTTTTCA encodes:
- the feoB gene encoding ferrous iron transport protein B, whose product is MKEVVIALIGNPNTGKTTIFNALTGLRQHIGNWPGVTVEKKEGELEHKGMRFRVVDLPGVYGLTAYSIDEKIARNFIVQEKPKVVVDIIDASNLERNLYLVLQLLEIGANVVIALNKIDISEEKGYNVNPEKLEELLGVPVVPTIASKGEGIDKLKERIAESLDKKPPIVEYPNFEPYIKKLIKVLEKDEELTRQYNLRWLAIKLLEEDSDVRAIIEKSKMRDDVIKTLIDVFNDLHKKYDDIELALADERYRIISEIAKKAVTKKEERITFTEMLDEVFTHKYLGIPVFFSLMWMAFKFTFDVSTPFSDIIDAFFGWLGDVVGSSIGNDALASLLRDGIIAGLGSVLVFLPPIAFLFLVFSWLEDSGYMARAAFVMDRVMHRFGLHGKSVVPMIMGFGCNVPAIMATRTLEDEKDRILTILINPLMSCSARLPVYALFAGAFFMGREGTVITSMYILGILLALILAWLFRGFIFKGQPSHFVMELPPYNKPNWRTIFGVTWTRTEKFLKKAGTIIFATMIIVWLLSVTGPSGYLGSNALESSELLAKSWVATIGRALEPIFKPFGWDWKAGVALFFGFLAKEVVVGTMGILYGVGEESLPYALASSNAFTPVTAFAFMAFVLIYVPCVATIGVIKQEAGTKWALFALLYELLLAYLVALAIVLIGGALL